In a single window of the Zea mays cultivar B73 chromosome 5, Zm-B73-REFERENCE-NAM-5.0, whole genome shotgun sequence genome:
- the LOC100277687 gene encoding uncharacterized protein LOC100277687, with amino-acid sequence MGNCQAAEVATVLLQHPGGRVERLYWSTSAAEVMRANPGHYVALVTLRVAEDRQDAPGGQRRTVRLTRVKLLKPKETLLLGHVYRLITTQEVTKAVQARKQDKQRKAQQQLLEPRQGQGVASGAAAEEEDDDDEAALDASLDQLARQDNGSRSSSARHRQWRPSLQSIDEATT; translated from the exons ATGGGGAACTGCCAGGCGGCGGAGGTGGCGACGGTGCTGCTCCAGCACCCGGGCGGGCGGGTGGAGCGGCTCTACTGGTCCACCAGCGCCGCCGAGGTCATGCGCGCCAACCCGGGCCACTACGTCGCGCTCGTCACGCTCCGCGTCGCCGAGGACCGGCAGGACGCCCCGGGCGGGCAGCGGCGCACCGTGCGCCTCACGCGCGTCAAGCTGCTCAAGCCCAAGGAGACGCTGCTCCTCGGTCACGTGTACCGCCTCATCACCACCCAGG AGGTGACGAAGGCGGTGCaggcgaggaagcaggacaagcaGAGGAAAGCGCAGCAGCAGCTGCTGGAGCCGAGGCAGGGCCAGGGCGTGGCGAGTGGCGCCGCGgccgaggaggaggacgacgacgacgaggcaGCCTTGGACGCCAGCCTTGATCAG TTGGCGCGGCAGGACAACGGCAGCCGGAGCTCCAGTGCGCGGCACCGGCAATGGCGGCCGTCGCTGCAGAGCATCGACGAGGCCACGACCTGA
- the LOC100282103 gene encoding Nucleobase-ascorbate transporter 6, whose protein sequence is MAGGGGGGAAPKHDDFTPHPVKDQLPGVSYCITSPPPWPEAVLLGFQHYLVMLGTTVIIPTALVPQMGGNNEDKAVVIQTLLFVAGINTLLQSFFGTMLPAVIGGSYTFVLPTISIILAGRYANEPNPHIKFLRIMRGTQGALIVASALQIIVGFSGLWRNVARYLSPLSAAPLVALVGFGLYELGFPSVAKCVEIGLPQLILLVIFTMYLPHAVHMLKSIFDRFAVLFTIPIVWLYAYLLTVGGAYRNAPPKTQFHCRTDRSGLIGGAPWIRVPYPFQWGAPTFDAGEAFAMMAASFVALVESTGAFIAVSRYASATPIPPSVLSRGIGWQGIGILLDGLFGTGNGSSVSVENAGLLALTRVGSRRVVQISAGFMIFFSILGKFGAVFASIPAPIFAAMYCIFFAYAGSAGIGFLQFCNLNTFRTKFILGFSVFMGLSVPQYFNEYTSIAGYGPVHTHSRWFNDIVNVIFSSKAFVAGFVAYLLDNTIDRHEASVRRDRGYHWWDKFRSYRTDTRSEEFYSLPFNLNKFFPSV, encoded by the exons ATGGCCGGGGGCGGAGGCGGCGGTGCCGCGCCGAAGCACGACGACTTCACGCCGCACCCCGTCAAGGACCAGCTCCCTGGGGTCTCCTACTGCATCACCAGCCCTCCCCCGTGGC CTGAAGCCGTTCTTCTTGGGTTCCAACATTATCTGGTCATGCTTGGTACCACTGTGATCATACCAACTGCACTTGTTCCACAAATGGGAGGAAACAAT GAGGACAAAGCAGTGGTTATCCAGACATTGCTGTTCGTTGCAGGTATCAACACCCTCCTGCAGAGTTTCTTTGGTACCATGTTGCCTGCAGTGATCGGCGGGTCATACACCTTTGTTCTGCCTACCATTTCGATCATCCTTGCTGGACGTTATGCTAATGAACCTAATCCACATATT AAATTTCTCCGCATCATGCGTGGGACACAAGGTGCGTTGATTGTGGCTTCAGCCTTACAGATTATAGTTGGCTTCAGTGGCCTTTGGCGTAATGTTGCCAG GTATCTGAGTCCACTTTCAGCTGCTCCTTTGGTGGCACTAGTTGGATTTGGACTGTATGAGCTAGGATTTCCATCG GTCGCCAAATGTGTTGAGATTGGTCTACCTCAACTCATCCTTCTTGTGATCTTTACAATG TACCTGCCACATGCTGTTCACATGCTGAAGTCTATCTTCGATCGATTTGCTGTCCTGTTCACTATCCCCATAGTGTGGCTCTATGCATATCTTCTCACTGTTGGAGGAGCATACAGGAATGCACCACCAAAGActcaatttcattgccgcactgACCGTTCTGGATTAATTGGTGGCGCACCCTG GATAAGAGTACCATATCCTTTTCAGTGGGGTGCTCCAACTTTTGATGCGGGTGAAGCTTTCGCGATGATGGCAGCATCATTTGTTGCTCTCGTGGAG TCCACTGGGGCCTTCATTGCTGTCTCTAGGTATGCTAGTGCTACACCAATCCCACCCTCTGTTCTTAGCCGTGGTATTGGCTGGCAG GGCATCGGTATTCTTCTGGATGGGCTATTTGGGACTGGAAATGGGTCTTCTGTATCAGT TGAAAATGCTGGTTTGCTAGCTTTGACACGCGTTGGTAGCCGAAGGGTAGTGCAGATATCAGCTGGTTTCATGATATTCTTTTCTATTCTCG GGAAATTCGGAGCTGTGTTCGCCTCAATTCCTGCACCCATCTTTGCAGCTATGTATTGTATCTTCTTTGCTTATGCCG GTTCTGCTGGGATCGGCTTCCTTCAGTTCTGTAACCTCAACACCTTTAGGACCAAGTTCATCCTTGGGTTCTCAGTTTTCATGGGCCTTTCTGTTCCTCAATACTTCAATGAGTACACATCTATTGCTGGTTATGGTCCTGTTCACACACATTCAAGATGG TTCAACGATATAGTGAATGTGATATTCTCGTCCAAGGCGTTTGTTGCTGGCTTCGTGGCATATTTGCTGGACAACACTATTGACAGGCATGAAGCTTCAGTCAGGAGAGACCGAGGCTACCATTGGTGGGACAAATTCCGGTCGTACAGGACCGATACAAGAAGCGAGGAGTTCTATTCCCTGCCATTCAATCTGAATAAGTTCTTCCCATCGGTCTGA
- the LOC100282103 gene encoding nucleobase-ascorbate transporter 6 isoform X1 — MAGGGGGGAAPKHDDFTPHPVKDQLPGVSYCITSPPPWPEAVLLGFQHYLVMLGTTVIIPTALVPQMGGNNEDKAVVIQTLLFVAGINTLLQSFFGTMLPAVIGGSYTFVLPTISIILAGRYANEPNPHIKFLRIMRGTQGALIVASALQIIVGFSGLWRNVARYLSPLSAAPLVALVGFGLYELGFPSIGLPQLILLVIFTMYLPHAVHMLKSIFDRFAVLFTIPIVWLYAYLLTVGGAYRNAPPKTQFHCRTDRSGLIGGAPWIRVPYPFQWGAPTFDAGEAFAMMAASFVALVESTGAFIAVSRYASATPIPPSVLSRGIGWQGIGILLDGLFGTGNGSSVSVENAGLLALTRVGSRRVVQISAGFMIFFSILGKFGAVFASIPAPIFAAMYCIFFAYAGSAGIGFLQFCNLNTFRTKFILGFSVFMGLSVPQYFNEYTSIAGYGPVHTHSRWFNDIVNVIFSSKAFVAGFVAYLLDNTIDRHEASVRRDRGYHWWDKFRSYRTDTRSEEFYSLPFNLNKFFPSV; from the exons ATGGCCGGGGGCGGAGGCGGCGGTGCCGCGCCGAAGCACGACGACTTCACGCCGCACCCCGTCAAGGACCAGCTCCCTGGGGTCTCCTACTGCATCACCAGCCCTCCCCCGTGGC CTGAAGCCGTTCTTCTTGGGTTCCAACATTATCTGGTCATGCTTGGTACCACTGTGATCATACCAACTGCACTTGTTCCACAAATGGGAGGAAACAAT GAGGACAAAGCAGTGGTTATCCAGACATTGCTGTTCGTTGCAGGTATCAACACCCTCCTGCAGAGTTTCTTTGGTACCATGTTGCCTGCAGTGATCGGCGGGTCATACACCTTTGTTCTGCCTACCATTTCGATCATCCTTGCTGGACGTTATGCTAATGAACCTAATCCACATATT AAATTTCTCCGCATCATGCGTGGGACACAAGGTGCGTTGATTGTGGCTTCAGCCTTACAGATTATAGTTGGCTTCAGTGGCCTTTGGCGTAATGTTGCCAG GTATCTGAGTCCACTTTCAGCTGCTCCTTTGGTGGCACTAGTTGGATTTGGACTGTATGAGCTAGGATTTCCATCG ATTGGTCTACCTCAACTCATCCTTCTTGTGATCTTTACAATG TACCTGCCACATGCTGTTCACATGCTGAAGTCTATCTTCGATCGATTTGCTGTCCTGTTCACTATCCCCATAGTGTGGCTCTATGCATATCTTCTCACTGTTGGAGGAGCATACAGGAATGCACCACCAAAGActcaatttcattgccgcactgACCGTTCTGGATTAATTGGTGGCGCACCCTG GATAAGAGTACCATATCCTTTTCAGTGGGGTGCTCCAACTTTTGATGCGGGTGAAGCTTTCGCGATGATGGCAGCATCATTTGTTGCTCTCGTGGAG TCCACTGGGGCCTTCATTGCTGTCTCTAGGTATGCTAGTGCTACACCAATCCCACCCTCTGTTCTTAGCCGTGGTATTGGCTGGCAG GGCATCGGTATTCTTCTGGATGGGCTATTTGGGACTGGAAATGGGTCTTCTGTATCAGT TGAAAATGCTGGTTTGCTAGCTTTGACACGCGTTGGTAGCCGAAGGGTAGTGCAGATATCAGCTGGTTTCATGATATTCTTTTCTATTCTCG GGAAATTCGGAGCTGTGTTCGCCTCAATTCCTGCACCCATCTTTGCAGCTATGTATTGTATCTTCTTTGCTTATGCCG GTTCTGCTGGGATCGGCTTCCTTCAGTTCTGTAACCTCAACACCTTTAGGACCAAGTTCATCCTTGGGTTCTCAGTTTTCATGGGCCTTTCTGTTCCTCAATACTTCAATGAGTACACATCTATTGCTGGTTATGGTCCTGTTCACACACATTCAAGATGG TTCAACGATATAGTGAATGTGATATTCTCGTCCAAGGCGTTTGTTGCTGGCTTCGTGGCATATTTGCTGGACAACACTATTGACAGGCATGAAGCTTCAGTCAGGAGAGACCGAGGCTACCATTGGTGGGACAAATTCCGGTCGTACAGGACCGATACAAGAAGCGAGGAGTTCTATTCCCTGCCATTCAATCTGAATAAGTTCTTCCCATCGGTCTGA
- the LOC100282103 gene encoding nucleobase-ascorbate transporter 6 isoform X2, whose protein sequence is MLGTTVIIPTALVPQMGGNNEDKAVVIQTLLFVAGINTLLQSFFGTMLPAVIGGSYTFVLPTISIILAGRYANEPNPHIKFLRIMRGTQGALIVASALQIIVGFSGLWRNVARYLSPLSAAPLVALVGFGLYELGFPSVAKCVEIGLPQLILLVIFTMYLPHAVHMLKSIFDRFAVLFTIPIVWLYAYLLTVGGAYRNAPPKTQFHCRTDRSGLIGGAPWIRVPYPFQWGAPTFDAGEAFAMMAASFVALVESTGAFIAVSRYASATPIPPSVLSRGIGWQGIGILLDGLFGTGNGSSVSVENAGLLALTRVGSRRVVQISAGFMIFFSILGKFGAVFASIPAPIFAAMYCIFFAYAGSAGIGFLQFCNLNTFRTKFILGFSVFMGLSVPQYFNEYTSIAGYGPVHTHSRWFNDIVNVIFSSKAFVAGFVAYLLDNTIDRHEASVRRDRGYHWWDKFRSYRTDTRSEEFYSLPFNLNKFFPSV, encoded by the exons ATGCTTGGTACCACTGTGATCATACCAACTGCACTTGTTCCACAAATGGGAGGAAACAAT GAGGACAAAGCAGTGGTTATCCAGACATTGCTGTTCGTTGCAGGTATCAACACCCTCCTGCAGAGTTTCTTTGGTACCATGTTGCCTGCAGTGATCGGCGGGTCATACACCTTTGTTCTGCCTACCATTTCGATCATCCTTGCTGGACGTTATGCTAATGAACCTAATCCACATATT AAATTTCTCCGCATCATGCGTGGGACACAAGGTGCGTTGATTGTGGCTTCAGCCTTACAGATTATAGTTGGCTTCAGTGGCCTTTGGCGTAATGTTGCCAG GTATCTGAGTCCACTTTCAGCTGCTCCTTTGGTGGCACTAGTTGGATTTGGACTGTATGAGCTAGGATTTCCATCG GTCGCCAAATGTGTTGAGATTGGTCTACCTCAACTCATCCTTCTTGTGATCTTTACAATG TACCTGCCACATGCTGTTCACATGCTGAAGTCTATCTTCGATCGATTTGCTGTCCTGTTCACTATCCCCATAGTGTGGCTCTATGCATATCTTCTCACTGTTGGAGGAGCATACAGGAATGCACCACCAAAGActcaatttcattgccgcactgACCGTTCTGGATTAATTGGTGGCGCACCCTG GATAAGAGTACCATATCCTTTTCAGTGGGGTGCTCCAACTTTTGATGCGGGTGAAGCTTTCGCGATGATGGCAGCATCATTTGTTGCTCTCGTGGAG TCCACTGGGGCCTTCATTGCTGTCTCTAGGTATGCTAGTGCTACACCAATCCCACCCTCTGTTCTTAGCCGTGGTATTGGCTGGCAG GGCATCGGTATTCTTCTGGATGGGCTATTTGGGACTGGAAATGGGTCTTCTGTATCAGT TGAAAATGCTGGTTTGCTAGCTTTGACACGCGTTGGTAGCCGAAGGGTAGTGCAGATATCAGCTGGTTTCATGATATTCTTTTCTATTCTCG GGAAATTCGGAGCTGTGTTCGCCTCAATTCCTGCACCCATCTTTGCAGCTATGTATTGTATCTTCTTTGCTTATGCCG GTTCTGCTGGGATCGGCTTCCTTCAGTTCTGTAACCTCAACACCTTTAGGACCAAGTTCATCCTTGGGTTCTCAGTTTTCATGGGCCTTTCTGTTCCTCAATACTTCAATGAGTACACATCTATTGCTGGTTATGGTCCTGTTCACACACATTCAAGATGG TTCAACGATATAGTGAATGTGATATTCTCGTCCAAGGCGTTTGTTGCTGGCTTCGTGGCATATTTGCTGGACAACACTATTGACAGGCATGAAGCTTCAGTCAGGAGAGACCGAGGCTACCATTGGTGGGACAAATTCCGGTCGTACAGGACCGATACAAGAAGCGAGGAGTTCTATTCCCTGCCATTCAATCTGAATAAGTTCTTCCCATCGGTCTGA